The stretch of DNA AGTATTCGCCTTGACCACGGTATGGCTGACCTTTCCAGTCCCAGTGGTATAGATCTGGGTTTTTCTTCGCGAAATCCGTAATGTAATCGCTGTACATATCCAAATATTCTTTTGGCGAAGCGATTGGCGTATGAACTTCTGGGAATGGTACATACAAGAAGAATGGCTGCTCTTTATCAATACTATTCAGCCATTGAATCGATTCATCCGCGACAACGCCACCAGCGAAGTCATTGGTTTCACCCACAGGTTTACCATTGCGAATAAAGTTGTCTGGGTAAATTTTACCGTGACGAAGACTGCCATCTTCACGAGGCTTTTCTACTTTGGCGTTCTTCTGCCAGCCTGCGTACATTGCAAATGAATAATCAAAGCCTAGGTCGTCAGCTTGTGGGTGATCATCCATGTGTGCGCCACCGTTTAGGTGCACTTTACCCATTAATGCCGTGTTGTAACCTTCATCTTTTAGCATGTGAGCCAACGTGCGTTCGCCCCAACCAATGTGAACGTTTTGGCTATCTGGGATCCATGAACGAATACCCGTACGGTAAGGAGTACGTCCTGTTAGCATACCCGCGCGCGATGGGGAACAAAGAGGAGCTGGCGCGTAGTATTGAGTGAACTTAATACCTTCAGCAGCTAGTGCGTCAATATTCGGCGTTTTTACGATTTGATGACCGTAAGATGCCAAGTCGCCATAGCCTAAATCATCGACATAAAATAACACCACGTTTGGTTTGTCTGACGATTTTGTTTCCGTTGTCGCATTGCTTGCACAAGCTGTTGTTGCCACCATCATGGTGATAGCGCTTGCTAGTAATGTCTTTTTCATTATTTTTCCTTTTATTGAAAATCCATGGATTTTCATCCACTGCTCATTGCACGACAATCTAGGAGATAGATCGCCGCACAAAGAATTCCTGCTAATGTTTTAAGCTCGCTGCTAATTAAAGAATGTTGTTCACTATGTATCGCATCGCGCCTTCGGTTTGCTTAAAGAACAGCTTGTAGGATTGGCACAGATGATTTTCACCATTGGGTTTGGTGTGGTTAGGGCAACCACCATTACATAGGTTTAGATACTCACACTTACCACAACGACTCACATTGCGTAACGTTAAAAACTGTTTGTGTTGGTTAGACTGGATAGATTCGGCGAACGAGTGCTGCATAATGTTGCCAACTTTGAATCGGTCTTCGACAAAATGGTCACACGAATAAAGATCGCCATTCGATTCAATCACGAGCGGCGCACCACACTGCTTTTGGTTAAAGCATATTAAAGCGTACCCGTTCGCATAATATGACAGTGAGCTTTCAAAGTTCATGACGAACATAAAGCCAATATCTTGCTCAACCCACTCTTTGAAGACATCCAGCAAGAACTTACCAAACCCTTTCTCAGGCACGGTAAATCCAACTGGTGTGTTCTTTTTGTATGTCACAATTGGGATAAACTGGATATAACGAACGCCAATGCTCTTTAGATTGTTGTAGACCGACTTACCCTTATTGAAGTTGGCGCTATTGACGGTACAAAGTACGTTGTACTCAACTTGATAATCATTAAGCAATTTAATGGCATCTTTTACGGCCTGGTAAGTACCTTTACCCGAGGTACTGATGCGATATTGATCGTGCGCAGCTTGTGTACCATCAAGCGAGATACCAACCAGAAAATGGTTGGCTTTAAGGAACTCAACCCAAGATTTATTTAGCGCAATCCCATTGGTTTGGAGCGCGTTAGTGATCACTTTACCTGCCGCATGCTGCTTTTGTAACTCAACCACGCGCACAAAAAAGTCGAGCCCAGCAAGGGTCGGCTCACCACCCTGCCACACAAAATTCACTTGAGGCGTTGGTGATTCTTGGATGTATTTACAAATGAACGC from Vibrio taketomensis encodes:
- a CDS encoding sulfatase, translated to MKKTLLASAITMMVATTACASNATTETKSSDKPNVVLFYVDDLGYGDLASYGHQIVKTPNIDALAAEGIKFTQYYAPAPLCSPSRAGMLTGRTPYRTGIRSWIPDSQNVHIGWGERTLAHMLKDEGYNTALMGKVHLNGGAHMDDHPQADDLGFDYSFAMYAGWQKNAKVEKPREDGSLRHGKIYPDNFIRNGKPVGETNDFAGGVVADESIQWLNSIDKEQPFFLYVPFPEVHTPIASPKEYLDMYSDYITDFAKKNPDLYHWDWKGQPYRGQGEYYANITFMDAQLGRIVDELKKIGEYENTIFLFSSDNGPVTREARKPWELNMAGETGGLRGRKDNLFEGGIRVPLIMAGAGIKEGSSSHEPVYGLDIVPTLSEMIGFELPTDRAIDGTSFTNTFKGGEVERTKPMIWTIDMPYQDDPINEYAIRVDDFKLIIDRDGKGKYLFNIEQDPYEVFNLIGKPEMKAKIEELTKAYQEYRKEIEKDDILLNHHSKPKA
- a CDS encoding anaerobic sulfatase maturase, giving the protein MKERFSGYDMVNTNFTVMAKPVSDRCNLKCEYCFYLGTKDALSDKPMDTMSDEILEAFICKYIQESPTPQVNFVWQGGEPTLAGLDFFVRVVELQKQHAAGKVITNALQTNGIALNKSWVEFLKANHFLVGISLDGTQAAHDQYRISTSGKGTYQAVKDAIKLLNDYQVEYNVLCTVNSANFNKGKSVYNNLKSIGVRYIQFIPIVTYKKNTPVGFTVPEKGFGKFLLDVFKEWVEQDIGFMFVMNFESSLSYYANGYALICFNQKQCGAPLVIESNGDLYSCDHFVEDRFKVGNIMQHSFAESIQSNQHKQFLTLRNVSRCGKCEYLNLCNGGCPNHTKPNGENHLCQSYKLFFKQTEGAMRYIVNNIL